A genomic stretch from Algoriphagus halophilus includes:
- the fabF gene encoding beta-ketoacyl-ACP synthase II: protein MNSRRVVITGMGALSSLGNDVASNWESAKNGKSGASTISYFNAEKFKTQFAAEIKSFDPSSRLDRNEIKRSDLYTQYGLFTAVEAMEDAGLDISTLDSPFDAGVIWATSQGGLNTFEKEMREFVENDSNPRFNPFFIPKFLGNMASGLISMKYGMMGINYAPVSACASSNSALMDAYNYIKWGKAKVILTGGSEAPISEASIGGFSALKALSTRNDNPSAASRPFDMERDGFVMGEGAAALILEDYEHAKKRGAKIYAEVAGAAMTADAYHMTATHPEGLGAYHCMKFAIEEAGLNIQEVDYINAHATSTPLGDVSETKAISKLCQGEKNNMHLSATKSMTGHLLGAAGAIEAVFSVKAINEGVIPPTINTEQLDPAIPADIQIVCQQALEKKVKVALSNTFGFGGHNASVVFKEFN, encoded by the coding sequence ATGAATTCAAGAAGAGTAGTCATCACAGGTATGGGAGCATTATCTTCCTTGGGAAATGATGTTGCCAGCAATTGGGAAAGCGCCAAAAATGGAAAAAGTGGAGCTTCGACCATTTCTTATTTTAATGCTGAAAAATTCAAAACTCAATTTGCAGCTGAAATAAAGAGTTTTGACCCAAGTTCAAGATTGGATCGAAACGAAATCAAACGATCAGATTTATATACCCAATATGGTCTTTTTACCGCGGTAGAAGCCATGGAAGACGCTGGATTAGATATTTCAACGCTTGATTCACCCTTTGATGCAGGAGTGATTTGGGCAACCAGCCAAGGTGGGTTGAACACCTTCGAAAAAGAAATGCGGGAATTTGTAGAAAATGATTCTAATCCCCGGTTTAATCCATTTTTCATTCCCAAGTTTTTGGGGAACATGGCTTCGGGATTGATTTCTATGAAGTATGGGATGATGGGTATTAATTATGCCCCAGTATCCGCTTGTGCCTCCTCAAATAGTGCCCTCATGGATGCTTACAATTATATCAAATGGGGAAAAGCCAAAGTCATTTTAACTGGTGGGTCTGAAGCTCCGATTAGTGAAGCTTCAATCGGCGGTTTTTCTGCTTTAAAGGCACTTTCTACCCGAAACGATAACCCTTCAGCAGCTTCCAGGCCCTTTGATATGGAAAGGGATGGTTTTGTCATGGGAGAAGGTGCGGCTGCATTAATCCTGGAAGATTATGAACATGCCAAAAAAAGAGGAGCAAAAATCTATGCTGAGGTCGCAGGAGCTGCCATGACTGCAGATGCCTATCATATGACCGCAACACACCCGGAAGGTTTGGGTGCCTATCATTGTATGAAGTTTGCGATTGAAGAAGCTGGTTTAAATATTCAGGAGGTAGATTATATCAATGCACATGCTACTTCCACCCCCCTGGGAGATGTAAGTGAAACCAAGGCGATTTCTAAGCTTTGTCAAGGAGAAAAAAATAACATGCATCTATCCGCTACAAAATCCATGACAGGGCATTTATTGGGTGCGGCAGGAGCAATTGAAGCCGTATTTAGTGTGAAGGCAATCAATGAAGGTGTGATACCACCTACTATCAATACAGAACAATTGGATCCAGCTATTCCAGCAGATATACAAATCGTTTGTCAGCAGGCTTTGGAGAAAAAAGTAAAAGTGGCCTTAAGCAATACCTTTGGTTTTGGAGGGCATAACGCCTCTGTGGTTTTTAAAGAATTCAATTAA
- the trpS gene encoding tryptophan--tRNA ligase has protein sequence MARVLTGIQSSGRPHLGNILGAIVPAIELIKQNKEESFIFIADLHSLTSSKDGELRKQNTLAVAAAWLAFGLDIENTVFYRQSRRPEVAELTWYLSCFTPYPMLANAHSFKDKSERLSDVNAGLFTYPVLMASDILLYSADLVPVGKDQMQHLEMTRDIASTFNRLMGEDILTIPEARIDEVVKTIPGTDGQKMSKSYNNYIDIFLPEKALKKNVNSIVTDSTPLEEPKDPDTCNVFKLYSLIATEEQTLEMREKYLGGNYGYGHAKKEFMQLILDKYSKERELFNYYMENPEEVEKKLAAGEEKAKAIGDPILEKVREKLGFR, from the coding sequence ATGGCAAGAGTACTGACAGGCATACAGAGTAGCGGGAGACCCCATTTGGGCAACATCCTAGGAGCGATTGTTCCGGCTATTGAACTGATAAAGCAAAACAAAGAAGAATCCTTCATCTTTATTGCAGATCTTCATTCATTGACAAGTTCAAAAGATGGAGAGCTTAGAAAACAAAATACCTTAGCAGTTGCCGCTGCATGGCTGGCATTTGGGCTTGATATAGAAAACACGGTTTTCTATCGTCAATCCAGAAGACCAGAAGTTGCCGAATTGACATGGTATTTAAGCTGCTTTACTCCCTACCCCATGCTTGCCAATGCGCATAGCTTCAAGGATAAATCAGAGCGACTATCAGATGTCAATGCAGGACTTTTCACTTATCCTGTTTTGATGGCTTCCGATATCCTTCTTTATTCTGCTGACTTGGTTCCCGTAGGAAAAGACCAGATGCAACATTTGGAGATGACCAGAGACATCGCCTCTACTTTCAATCGGCTGATGGGAGAAGATATCTTGACCATCCCAGAAGCCCGAATTGATGAGGTGGTCAAAACTATTCCAGGTACTGATGGACAAAAGATGAGCAAATCCTACAATAATTATATTGACATTTTTCTTCCTGAAAAAGCCTTGAAAAAGAATGTCAATAGCATTGTGACAGATAGCACACCTTTAGAGGAGCCTAAAGACCCCGACACATGCAATGTGTTTAAATTATATAGCCTGATTGCTACAGAAGAACAAACCTTAGAAATGAGGGAAAAATATCTTGGAGGCAATTACGGCTATGGACATGCCAAAAAAGAGTTCATGCAATTGATTTTGGACAAATACAGCAAGGAAAGGGAATTATTCAACTATTACATGGAAAACCCAGAGGAGGTTGAAAAGAAACTTGCTGCCGGAGAGGAAAAAGCCAAAGCTATTGGAGATCCTATTTTGGAAAAAGTTAGAGAAAAATTAGGTTTTAGATAA
- a CDS encoding DUF1573 domain-containing protein, protein MSNIRIPLLVIGLFSLLTQSVQAQETAVPRLIWKVNKVDLGTVFEEQGKQIAEYEFTHTQDSLFFIVDVWTDCGCTTVDFTKDTLEVGEVGNLQVSFDPSSAAGYFNRMIIVKGNLHNTQDTLYLEGTAIPYPEDPDKVYPIKIDGIGFRLPKLNMGEVFNNVPKVKMLEFYNFGEESLYADSLKFNTPEYIQLLQIQEFIRPQERGLIQVSYDGALKGELGYVEDQFAVSWDSLSVIPVSVIAEVFEYFPPFSKEELNLVPQLVLGTKEIDLKNISANTIQNRSVTISNKGQRALEIRKIQGNCDCLKLEIPKTELRPGESVELQITFDPSGRKGIDQRNIYLFSNDPVNPVQLFILKSRVE, encoded by the coding sequence ATGAGTAACATTCGAATTCCACTTCTAGTAATAGGTTTATTCTCTCTGTTGACACAATCCGTTCAGGCTCAGGAAACTGCAGTTCCAAGACTGATTTGGAAAGTGAATAAGGTAGATTTGGGGACTGTTTTTGAAGAGCAAGGAAAACAAATTGCAGAATATGAATTTACCCATACCCAGGATTCACTATTTTTTATAGTGGATGTATGGACAGATTGTGGATGTACGACAGTTGACTTCACCAAGGATACCTTGGAAGTGGGGGAAGTTGGAAACTTGCAGGTGTCATTTGACCCATCTTCGGCAGCTGGTTATTTCAATAGAATGATCATTGTTAAAGGAAACCTTCATAACACACAGGATACCTTGTATCTGGAAGGTACAGCAATTCCATATCCAGAAGACCCGGATAAGGTTTATCCTATTAAAATTGATGGGATTGGTTTTCGATTACCAAAATTGAATATGGGCGAGGTTTTCAACAATGTTCCCAAAGTAAAGATGTTGGAGTTTTATAATTTTGGAGAAGAAAGTTTGTATGCAGATAGCTTGAAATTTAATACACCTGAGTACATACAACTTCTACAGATTCAGGAGTTTATTAGGCCTCAAGAAAGAGGGTTGATCCAAGTTTCTTATGATGGGGCTTTGAAAGGGGAATTAGGATACGTGGAAGATCAATTTGCTGTGTCTTGGGATTCTTTATCAGTGATTCCGGTTTCAGTCATTGCTGAAGTCTTTGAGTATTTCCCACCTTTTTCTAAAGAGGAATTGAATTTGGTCCCTCAGCTGGTTCTAGGAACCAAAGAAATTGACCTGAAAAATATTTCTGCAAATACCATTCAAAATAGGTCTGTTACTATTTCTAATAAGGGGCAGCGAGCGTTGGAAATTAGGAAGATTCAAGGAAATTGTGATTGTCTAAAATTAGAAATTCCAAAGACCGAATTACGTCCTGGGGAGTCTGTAGAACTTCAAATCACCTTTGATCCAAGTGGTAGGAAAGGGATCGATCAGAGAAATATTTACTTGTTTAGCAATGATCCTGTTAATCCTGTTCAACTTTTTATTTTAAAAAGTAGAGTAGAATAG
- a CDS encoding T9SS type A sorting domain-containing protein, which yields MLKRISILFLFFLACISAQAAVKYASPSGNSSNSGNDQSNPWNLSYALGVGSPLVAGDSLVLMDGTYEGNFESYLNGTDSDPIIVVAQNDGMATIDAGKNRTNGTGLLIYGSYTWFVGLKVTSSSTVRSSDASNGFAEIKDELGITVLGDHIKIINCWVYDIVGGGIELWRNGFNNEVYGSIIFNNGSQGDTRGNGHGFYVQHQDENQPKILENNIVFQNASQGINLYTTNPENKGVKVIRNVSFNTGVIATVNLSVHRPPHNFTVGSRNNLSSEVVVTDNIFYRDLQGSRLMADQVRNVTLGRTYMPNENIRFSENLIYGGGNLLEILPLNNIEIGANRFFNVHGNFYAVLGDKSSFPNASWNSNFYFNLNNQDMPFNDLTFGDWKNNFGFDLESQLSTNPISDQEVLITQNKYDPSKFYVTVLKFNTNPEALVDFSEFGELKGKNYEIIDFQNPFDPTQKVEGVFGENTISFPMNWNKSMQPNGNMPYGVVHTDATFGTFLIQFKTSEELPAPVFKEEIRLSLAENGMASTKPSDYFVSGYSDAYSYDFSRELNFTCADLGMNEVQVKVKSEGVVKWEGTVKVTVLDELKPELTLKEYQGIIDLTSSNIFEIKPEHIVAGVLDNCGENLEILYSPQTIGCENFNVPVKVEVSVKDQSGNTTIGSTVVTIEKTESRKVSLNGPGTATTGSEVLLELGSEFDYQVIGWYRGEELISSSTSNVISIKESGAYSALLLPVNGCPVYSKVKEVEFYESPPTGENPYPPLKEMIELALNENGIGELSIAELFTATLPDGLSVKLNQQRFTCDNLGEQQIGVTIEDLEGNIWKEGVSVNVLDLMPPVLETKNLEVELDLSVGSLILEAGDFVSNVADNCGIQELSINQAELTCESVGKEIQVELRAVDFSGNVTEKTARVFVKGMSSKPVIISGPESICAGDIKKISLDSEAVFEVVRWRRNGTEIQGENGKSLEIEEGGVYHAVIRYEGGCLSETEKIEIKTLEKPEGEILEDGNVLIAPDGDFEYQWYRNGEVMVGETGSTLELNQMGLYSVEFTNSNGCASMLGPVEITISGLIGGVLVSQELKIYPNPVLDEVVLETTGDFEFIPDTWKVRDANGKEVNVNITLISQTSSRIILDIRSLASGVYLVAIEGEEKQLFLGRILKIK from the coding sequence ATGCTAAAAAGAATTTCTATTCTGTTCCTATTTTTTTTGGCATGTATTTCTGCTCAGGCTGCTGTAAAATATGCTTCTCCTTCTGGAAATTCTTCAAATTCAGGGAATGATCAATCCAACCCTTGGAATCTATCCTATGCCTTGGGGGTAGGTTCCCCGCTGGTAGCAGGAGATTCATTGGTTCTAATGGATGGGACTTATGAGGGGAATTTTGAAAGCTACTTAAATGGTACTGATTCCGATCCTATCATTGTGGTTGCTCAAAACGATGGGATGGCAACTATTGATGCGGGTAAAAATAGAACCAATGGCACTGGCCTTCTAATTTATGGATCCTATACTTGGTTTGTAGGTTTGAAAGTCACCTCATCCAGTACTGTTAGGAGTTCGGATGCAAGTAATGGTTTTGCAGAAATAAAGGATGAATTAGGAATTACGGTATTGGGGGACCATATCAAAATCATTAATTGTTGGGTCTATGATATTGTCGGTGGGGGAATAGAGTTATGGAGAAATGGTTTCAATAATGAAGTTTATGGATCTATTATTTTCAATAACGGTTCACAAGGTGATACCAGAGGAAATGGACATGGATTCTATGTGCAGCATCAGGATGAAAACCAACCAAAAATCCTTGAAAACAACATAGTTTTTCAAAATGCCTCTCAGGGAATTAACCTGTACACTACCAATCCTGAAAATAAAGGGGTAAAGGTCATTCGTAATGTGTCTTTCAATACAGGAGTAATAGCAACAGTAAATCTATCGGTGCATCGGCCTCCTCATAACTTTACGGTGGGGTCGAGAAATAATCTTAGTTCTGAAGTAGTCGTAACGGACAATATTTTTTATAGGGATTTGCAAGGTTCAAGATTGATGGCTGACCAAGTTAGAAATGTGACTCTTGGAAGGACCTATATGCCTAACGAGAACATTAGATTTAGCGAAAACCTGATATATGGAGGAGGGAACTTGTTAGAAATTCTTCCACTTAATAATATAGAAATAGGAGCCAACCGTTTTTTCAATGTTCATGGTAATTTCTATGCTGTGTTGGGGGATAAATCTTCATTTCCCAATGCCAGCTGGAATTCGAATTTTTATTTCAACCTAAATAATCAAGACATGCCTTTCAATGACCTCACATTTGGGGATTGGAAAAACAATTTTGGTTTTGACTTAGAATCGCAACTTTCTACCAATCCAATCTCGGACCAGGAAGTTTTGATTACTCAAAACAAATACGATCCCTCCAAATTTTATGTCACGGTTCTCAAGTTTAATACTAACCCTGAAGCACTTGTTGATTTTTCTGAATTTGGTGAGCTGAAAGGAAAAAACTATGAGATCATAGACTTTCAAAACCCATTCGACCCCACTCAAAAAGTAGAGGGAGTCTTTGGGGAAAATACTATTTCATTTCCTATGAATTGGAATAAATCGATGCAACCGAATGGGAATATGCCCTATGGGGTCGTACATACAGATGCTACATTTGGTACTTTTTTGATTCAATTCAAAACTTCAGAAGAGCTACCTGCTCCAGTATTTAAAGAGGAAATCAGATTATCGTTAGCAGAAAATGGAATGGCATCTACAAAACCTTCAGATTACTTCGTTTCCGGATATTCAGATGCCTATTCGTATGATTTTTCCAGAGAATTGAATTTTACCTGTGCGGATCTAGGAATGAATGAAGTGCAGGTTAAAGTAAAATCAGAAGGAGTCGTCAAGTGGGAGGGAACAGTAAAAGTTACTGTGCTTGATGAACTTAAACCTGAGCTTACCTTAAAGGAGTATCAGGGAATAATTGATCTTACCTCGAGCAATATCTTTGAAATAAAGCCTGAACACATTGTTGCAGGGGTTTTAGATAATTGTGGGGAGAATTTAGAGATACTATACAGTCCACAAACGATTGGTTGTGAGAATTTTAATGTGCCTGTGAAAGTAGAAGTATCCGTTAAAGATCAGTCTGGAAATACGACCATTGGAAGTACTGTTGTTACCATTGAAAAAACAGAAAGTAGGAAAGTGAGCCTTAACGGACCTGGTACAGCCACTACTGGATCAGAGGTACTATTGGAATTAGGGTCTGAATTTGATTATCAAGTTATTGGATGGTATAGAGGAGAGGAATTAATCTCATCATCCACTTCCAATGTGATTTCCATTAAGGAGTCAGGTGCCTATTCAGCACTTCTTCTGCCTGTCAATGGATGCCCTGTTTATTCCAAAGTAAAGGAGGTAGAGTTTTATGAATCTCCTCCTACCGGTGAAAATCCTTACCCTCCCTTGAAGGAGATGATTGAATTGGCATTAAATGAAAATGGTATAGGAGAACTTTCTATAGCCGAGCTATTTACAGCTACTTTGCCAGATGGATTATCAGTGAAACTAAATCAACAACGGTTTACCTGTGACAACTTAGGAGAGCAACAAATTGGAGTGACCATCGAAGATTTGGAGGGAAATATATGGAAAGAAGGAGTGAGTGTAAACGTTCTGGATCTAATGCCTCCAGTTTTGGAGACAAAGAACCTAGAAGTAGAACTCGATTTAAGTGTGGGTTCATTGATTTTGGAAGCAGGAGACTTTGTTTCAAATGTTGCTGATAATTGTGGTATTCAGGAACTAAGCATCAATCAAGCTGAATTGACTTGTGAGTCTGTTGGAAAAGAAATCCAAGTTGAACTAAGAGCGGTAGATTTTTCAGGAAATGTAACAGAAAAAACCGCAAGGGTCTTTGTAAAAGGGATGAGCAGTAAACCGGTAATTATTTCAGGCCCCGAATCTATTTGTGCAGGAGATATTAAGAAAATCTCCCTGGACAGTGAAGCGGTATTTGAGGTGGTAAGATGGAGAAGAAATGGAACTGAAATCCAAGGAGAAAATGGAAAATCCCTAGAGATTGAAGAGGGTGGCGTGTACCATGCCGTGATTCGATATGAAGGAGGATGCCTTTCGGAAACTGAAAAAATTGAAATAAAAACCTTGGAAAAACCAGAAGGGGAGATTTTGGAAGATGGAAATGTGTTAATAGCCCCTGATGGAGATTTTGAATACCAATGGTATAGAAATGGAGAGGTGATGGTAGGGGAAACGGGCTCCACTTTAGAGCTCAACCAGATGGGATTGTATTCAGTAGAATTCACCAATTCAAATGGTTGTGCCTCTATGTTAGGACCTGTTGAAATAACTATTTCCGGACTAATTGGTGGGGTACTTGTCTCTCAGGAATTAAAAATCTATCCTAACCCTGTCTTGGATGAGGTTGTTTTGGAGACAACGGGGGATTTTGAATTTATTCCTGATACCTGGAAAGTAAGAGATGCCAACGGAAAAGAGGTGAATGTGAATATTACCCTGATCAGCCAAACCTCCTCAAGAATTATCTTGGACATTAGGAGCTTGGCAAGTGGTGTCTATTTGGTGGCCATAGAGGGAGAAGAAAAGCAACTATTTTTAGGAAGAATTTTAAAAATTAAATAG
- a CDS encoding acyl-CoA dehydrogenase family protein, whose product MESKSTQKTQKQDLFEGVDFLQIDDLLTEEHLLIRSSMRDFVKKEISPYIEDWAQNAHFPSEIVQKFGDVGAFGPQIPLEYGGGGLDYISYGLIMQEIERGDSGMRSTASVQGSLVMYPIYKFGSEEQRKKYLPKLASGEYLGCFGLTEPDHGSNPSGMVTNFKDMGDHYLLNGAKMWISNSPEADIAVVWAKNEEGRIHGLIVERGMEGFSTPTTHNKWSLRASCTGELVFDNVRVPKENLLPNKSGLGAPLMCLDSARFGIAWGAIGAAMDCYDSARKYALERIQFDKPIASFQLVQKKLAEMLTEITKAQLLAWKVGKMMNEGKAKTVHISMAKRNNVEMALQIAREARQIHGGMGITGEYPIMRHMMNLESVITYEGTHDIHLLILGNEITGIPAFK is encoded by the coding sequence ATGGAGTCAAAATCAACCCAAAAAACCCAAAAGCAAGACCTTTTTGAAGGAGTAGACTTTCTTCAAATCGACGATTTATTGACGGAGGAGCATCTTTTGATCAGAAGTTCCATGAGAGATTTCGTCAAAAAAGAAATTTCACCTTACATAGAAGATTGGGCTCAAAATGCTCATTTCCCTAGTGAAATCGTCCAAAAATTTGGTGACGTAGGAGCTTTTGGACCACAAATCCCTTTAGAATATGGAGGCGGCGGATTGGATTATATTTCCTATGGATTGATCATGCAAGAAATAGAAAGGGGAGATTCCGGAATGCGCTCCACAGCTTCCGTGCAAGGCTCCTTGGTCATGTACCCCATTTATAAATTCGGTTCTGAAGAACAACGGAAAAAATACCTGCCAAAACTAGCCTCAGGAGAATATTTAGGCTGCTTTGGCTTGACCGAACCAGATCATGGTTCCAATCCCAGCGGAATGGTCACCAACTTCAAGGATATGGGAGATCATTACCTTTTAAACGGTGCAAAAATGTGGATTTCCAATTCCCCGGAAGCAGACATTGCTGTCGTGTGGGCAAAGAATGAGGAAGGTAGAATCCATGGATTAATCGTAGAACGAGGAATGGAAGGTTTTTCTACTCCTACTACTCACAATAAATGGTCCTTAAGAGCCTCTTGTACCGGCGAATTGGTATTTGATAATGTCAGAGTACCCAAAGAGAACTTGTTGCCAAATAAGTCCGGTTTAGGAGCTCCTTTGATGTGTTTGGACTCAGCCAGATTCGGAATTGCCTGGGGTGCCATCGGTGCAGCCATGGATTGCTATGATTCTGCTAGAAAGTATGCGTTGGAAAGAATACAATTTGATAAACCCATCGCGAGCTTTCAGTTGGTACAAAAGAAACTAGCTGAAATGCTGACTGAAATTACCAAAGCTCAGCTATTGGCATGGAAAGTTGGAAAAATGATGAATGAAGGAAAAGCGAAAACAGTACATATATCCATGGCCAAAAGAAATAATGTGGAAATGGCACTGCAAATCGCCAGAGAGGCGAGACAGATCCATGGAGGAATGGGAATCACTGGTGAATACCCCATCATGCGACATATGATGAATTTGGAGTCTGTAATCACTTACGAAGGAACACACGATATTCATTTGCTGATCCTGGGAAATGAAATCACAGGGATTCCTGCTTTCAAATAA
- a CDS encoding tryptophan 2,3-dioxygenase family protein, whose product MQQDQFDPKILEKIEQLERKFKASGQDMLSYLEGLLYADYLTYWEYINLDVLLSLQQPKTSFHDEKIFIIYHQITELYFKLIISEMEQISIQEPISDEFFRTRLERINMYFDHLISSFAMMWKGMEREQFLKFRMSLLPSSGFQSAQYREIELMAADAFNLVALKNREEHDYHSPADDLFEHLYWQQGAIELATGEKTLTLKNFEIKYGKKLKETIELYRRKNLWQKYIGCADKTDELKEAMKQFDLKANVFWPLAHYKSAVRYLQKDPVDIAATGGTNWQKYLPPRFQKVIFYPELWTEEEKEEWGKGWVVKEIFGDDTPGKY is encoded by the coding sequence ATGCAACAAGATCAATTTGACCCAAAAATTCTAGAAAAAATCGAACAGCTTGAACGAAAATTCAAAGCTTCGGGTCAAGACATGCTCTCGTACTTGGAAGGGCTGTTATATGCAGATTATCTTACCTATTGGGAATACATAAATTTGGACGTACTCTTATCCTTGCAGCAGCCGAAGACCTCCTTTCATGATGAGAAAATCTTTATCATCTACCATCAGATTACAGAGCTTTATTTCAAATTGATCATTTCTGAAATGGAACAAATATCCATTCAGGAACCGATAAGTGATGAGTTTTTTAGAACTAGACTGGAAAGGATCAATATGTATTTTGATCATTTGATTTCTTCCTTTGCTATGATGTGGAAGGGAATGGAAAGAGAACAATTCCTCAAATTCAGAATGTCTCTATTACCTTCCAGTGGTTTCCAATCTGCCCAGTACCGTGAAATTGAATTGATGGCTGCCGATGCATTTAATTTGGTGGCATTAAAGAATAGAGAGGAGCATGATTACCATTCACCTGCAGATGATTTGTTTGAACATTTATATTGGCAACAGGGCGCAATAGAACTAGCCACAGGTGAAAAGACGTTGACTTTGAAAAACTTTGAGATCAAGTACGGTAAAAAGCTTAAAGAAACCATTGAATTGTATAGGCGTAAAAATCTGTGGCAGAAGTATATAGGCTGTGCTGATAAGACAGATGAATTGAAAGAAGCTATGAAGCAATTCGATTTGAAAGCGAATGTTTTTTGGCCATTGGCACATTACAAATCTGCCGTTAGATACTTACAAAAAGACCCGGTTGATATAGCAGCTACAGGGGGAACCAATTGGCAAAAATACCTTCCGCCTCGTTTTCAAAAGGTGATTTTTTATCCTGAACTATGGACTGAGGAAGAAAAAGAAGAATGGGGAAAAGGTTGGGTGGTCAAAGAAATTTTTGGAGATGATACTCCTGGGAAATACTAA
- a CDS encoding LytTR family DNA-binding domain-containing protein: MKGNPLDRKQKYHPDILLFLWLIPFISAFNYYLTYSNIQWNGFLLMTYTIDTVQGYLAWLCVRWMILFLDQKVPYEPKPLKRILIQIFFTTAAGLTFIIVTTELISLIVKGESAHISFYTLDVLIISIWFFVINGIYIGLHYQHAFRSIQAAQKDLNDDFIGFQVRQGKQEFLIKPKDTAFLKVEDQYILLGTKSGKNYLLDGSLDTWEKIVPKQEFFRLNRQTLIHRDMVEGFTKLENGKLQAHVFGTEESHLELGISRIKAPLFRSWFLQKS; the protein is encoded by the coding sequence ATGAAAGGGAATCCACTTGACAGAAAACAGAAATATCATCCCGATATTTTATTGTTTTTATGGTTGATTCCCTTTATTTCTGCCTTTAATTATTACTTGACCTATTCCAATATTCAGTGGAATGGCTTTTTGTTGATGACCTATACCATTGATACGGTTCAAGGGTATCTTGCATGGTTATGCGTCCGATGGATGATCCTTTTTTTAGATCAAAAGGTCCCTTATGAACCTAAACCTTTAAAAAGAATACTCATACAGATTTTTTTTACTACGGCAGCCGGATTGACTTTTATTATCGTTACTACTGAATTGATCAGTCTTATAGTCAAAGGAGAATCCGCCCATATTAGTTTTTACACCCTTGATGTATTGATTATTAGTATCTGGTTTTTTGTAATCAATGGCATTTACATAGGACTTCATTACCAACATGCTTTTCGGTCTATTCAAGCGGCACAAAAGGATTTGAACGATGATTTTATTGGTTTTCAGGTACGACAGGGGAAACAAGAGTTTTTGATCAAGCCCAAAGACACTGCTTTTCTCAAAGTAGAAGATCAATATATTCTTCTTGGAACTAAATCTGGAAAAAATTATTTGCTTGATGGAAGTTTGGATACCTGGGAAAAAATAGTGCCCAAACAAGAATTTTTTAGGCTGAACAGGCAAACTCTTATTCATCGGGATATGGTAGAGGGATTTACCAAGCTCGAAAATGGAAAATTGCAAGCTCATGTTTTTGGAACTGAGGAATCTCACTTGGAATTGGGAATTAGCCGGATCAAAGCTCCCTTATTTAGATCTTGGTTTTTACAAAAATCCTGA